AGTGCGGCTTCTTCCGCGCAAATTTCTCCTTCGACATCTCGATACTACCTCCTTACGTAGTTGGAAAAACGGCTCTCTTCAGACAGCAAGTGGAGCCCACGAGCGGACTTGAACCGCTGACCTCATCCTTACCAAGGATGTGCTCTGCCGGCTGAGCTACGTGGGCTGTGAATAGGGTGAGCGGGAGACGGGATTCGAACCCGCGACCCTCAGCTTGGAAGGCTGATGCTCTAGCCAACTGAGCTACTCCCGCCTGGAATGCGTTGTAGCCACTGACTATCTGATTCGTGATGTTGGAAAACAAAAACTCTTCACCTTTCATATTATTGCCATGGGGAGGGCAGGATTCGAACCTACGTAGGCTTGCACCGGCAGATTTACAGTCTGCTGCTTTTGACCGCTCAGCCACCTCCCCTCCGTGGTAAATCATAGACACTTTTCCTGTTTGCGACATTTTCCTGTGGAGCTGGCGAAGGGATTTGAACCCCCGGCCTGCTGATTACAAATCAGCTGCTCTACCACTGAGCTACGCCAGCCGTATGGAATTCCCTGACTTTACCGGTTCTCCATTTATATAATGAAAGACAGATAGAATTCGCCCGTGTATAAAATCACCTATTGTAACACGACAGGAAGCATATTGTCAAGATCCGAAACCGGCTAAAATACCAATTAATAAAGAGACACTGTAATTTCGGCCTCCGTAACCTTGGAGTCACCCACCCACGCCTCGCATTCGAACTTTATGAGCCTCGAGCGCCTCTTCGCAATCCTCACGTCCATCTTCACTTCGTCGTTCGGATAAACCACTTTTCTGAATTTCACCTTTTCCAGCCCCGCGAGGTATGCCCCCGTTTGCCCCGCGGCCTTTATCTCCTCGGTAAACGAAGAATACACCAGGACACCGCCCGTCTGGGCCATGGCCTCGATCAGAATAACGCCGGGCACTATCGGGTTCCCAGGGAAGTGCCCCCTGAAAAAGTCTTCCTCCGGGCCGAAAGTCTTGGTAGCCACTATCCTGGCGCCGGACTCGAGCTCGACAACCCGGTCCACGAAAAGAAACGGGTCCCTGTGAGGGATTAGTCCCTTGATACCTTCTTTGTCAATCAAAATGACTTTAACTCCCTTGTATTATTAAAAGAATCCGTCCGTCCGAACCGTCAGTTCTTCGCGTCATACGCCTGTATGACTTTCTGCGTTATATCTATTGACGGATTCGAGAAGATCACGCCGCCCTCGGTCTTTTCTATTATCATCGTGTAGCCTTCCGACTGCCCGATGGACTGAAGGATTCCGTCGAGGTCCTTGAGTATCTTCTCCAGAAGCTCGAAATCCCTCTTCTGAAGCTCGTCCCTGAAGTCGGCGCGCGACCTCTGGAGCTCTTTGTCGAGATTTTCGATCTGGGCCGCCTTTTGCTTACGGGTCGCTTCGTTCATAACAGGCCCGTTCTGTATAAACTCGTTCTTAAGGCTTTCGAGCTGGGCGCTTTTGCTTTCGATAATCTGCTGCTTCTGTTTGAATTCAGCCTCGAAGGCGCTTTTCGCGGCCTTGCCGGCCTTCGAATTGGCGATAACCATCTGAAGGTCTATGACCCCGATTTTTGCACCACCCTGCGCATAGGATAACACCGGCGTCATCAAAACCATGGCAAGGATAAGAAAAAATACTCTCATGCTGAAACCTCCTTGAATTTAAAATAACGTTCCAACCGTAAACTGTATCTCGTAAGCGTCTTCTCCGGGCAGCCTGTCGCCGAGCGGAAACCCGATTTCGAGCCTTAGAGGACCGAGCGGCGAAATCCACCTCACACCGAAGCCGACGTCCTTTTTCAGGTCCATCGGGTTCAGAGTAGGCGTCTGACCATCGTTGAACGCATTTCCCATGTCAAAGAATATCGAGCCCCTGAGCCCCACGGAAGGCATGATCGGGAATACATAATCGGCCGAGAACAGAAGCTCCTGTACGCCGCCGATTATAACGAAATCCCCGTCCGCCGTCGGAACTCTCGGCCCTACCCTTCTGAAGCCGTAGCCCCTGAGCGAGTTCGGGCCGCCGAGAAAGTATCTCTCGCCGACGACGAGGTCGTTTCCGTTATTGCTGAAATCGATTATCCCGTACTGCCCC
This Thermodesulfobacteriota bacterium DNA region includes the following protein-coding sequences:
- the fabZ gene encoding 3-hydroxyacyl-ACP dehydratase FabZ, coding for MIDKEGIKGLIPHRDPFLFVDRVVELESGARIVATKTFGPEEDFFRGHFPGNPIVPGVILIEAMAQTGGVLVYSSFTEEIKAAGQTGAYLAGLEKVKFRKVVYPNDEVKMDVRIAKRRSRLIKFECEAWVGDSKVTEAEITVSLY
- a CDS encoding OmpH family outer membrane protein; this encodes MRVFFLILAMVLMTPVLSYAQGGAKIGVIDLQMVIANSKAGKAAKSAFEAEFKQKQQIIESKSAQLESLKNEFIQNGPVMNEATRKQKAAQIENLDKELQRSRADFRDELQKRDFELLEKILKDLDGILQSIGQSEGYTMIIEKTEGGVIFSNPSIDITQKVIQAYDAKN